The following DNA comes from Microbacterium terregens.
CGTCGTCCGTTGGGTCACGCGTCGCCGGCGTCGACTTCCAGGCCGCTGCGATAGACCAGGAGTCCCTCGATGCCGCGCAGGAAGGTCGCGCAAATCGGCTGCGGGTCGGTCAGAGAGCCGGCGGTCATCGCGCCATCCCGCAGCATCACGAAATGCCGAGCTGCGGGTTCTGCGTCGATCTTCCCGGTCTGAGCGAAGAGCTCGACCATCGTCGCGAGGAACCACTCCCGATGCTCGAGGACGGCACGGTGGACCGGGTGGTCGGGGTCGGGGTATTCGGCCGCGGCGTTGAGGAAGGCGCACCCGCGGAAGCCCGCGCTCTGGATGTCGTCGGCGATGGCCTGGGCGACGGTGCGGATGATGTCGTCGGGGTCCGCACGGGAGGTTCGCGCGGCGTTCGTCCGGACACGGATCGCCTCGCCGACTTGCGTGAGGTAGGCGACGAGCAGGTCGTCCTTGCTCGGGAAGTGCCGATAGAGCGTGGCGCGGGTGACCTGTGCTTCGGCGATGACGCGATCTATCCCGACGGCGCGGAGCCCCTCGGTGTAGAAGAGCCGGCTGGCGGTGTCGAGCAGTCGTGTTCGTGCCTCAGACCACTATCGTGCTCGTGCACGGCGCCTTCGCCGACGCAAGTGGCTGGGGCGGGGTGATCACCACGCTCGAGAAGGACGGCTACCCGGTTCTCGCCGTCGCCAATCCGCTCCGCGGCTTGGCGTCCGACGCGGCCTACGTCCGCAGCATCGTCGACTCGATCGACGGCGACGTGGTCCTCGTCGGCCACTCATACGGCGGCGGGGTCATCACGATCGCCGCCGTCGGTGCAGGCAACGTCAACGCCCTGGTCTACACGGCGGCTTTTGCGCCAGCCGAGGGTGAGACCCTCGGCGAATTCAACGATCCGGCGCAGTACCCCGGGGCCGGTTTGTCGCCCGACTCCCTGGTCCTTCGCCCCTTCCCCGGCGGCGTCGACGCGACTCTCGATCCCGCGCAGTTCCCCGAGATCTTCGCCGCGGACCTGCCCGAGCGAGAGGCAGACATCATGGCAGCGACCCAGCGTCCGGCCAACGTGGCGGTCCTCCAGGAGGCGTCGGGCGAGCCGGCGTGGAAGACGATCCCCAGCTGGTACCAAGTCTCCAACGATGACAAAGCCCTCTCCCCGGTGGCACAGCGCTTCATGGCCCAGAGGATGGGTGCGCAGACCACCGCGATCAACGCGTCGCACGCCGGGTACGTCTCGCACCCGGCCGAGACCGCGAAGCTGATCGAGACGGCCGCCCGCGCGACCGGCTGACCACCCTGTTCACGCACCGGGCAGGCGGGCTACAGCGGTTCGCCTGCCCGGGCGCGCACCACGACCTCCCTCAGAGGGGAATGAGCCCTAGCCAGAGAGCTATCGCGATGACGGTCACGCAGCCTACAAGAGTGACGGAGAGGCCCGTGGAATGGTCCGCGATGAACCGTCCGAAGGTCCGGCGCTCACGTCCAGCCGTTGCACCCGCGTCTTCGCTCTCTGCCGCCATCAGTTCAGCGTCCAGCTCGTCGTCGACCTGCATGCCATCCGTCACGAGGACCCCATCAGTGGCGCGCGGCCCGTCCTGGCCGTCCGGCGCATCGTGGCCGTCGTCGGCGACGGATGACGCTCGGAGACGACCAATGGCCGGCAACCACCCTTGGCGCTCGAGCTCGACCGCGAGCCGTCGAGAAAGCCGCTCGACCTCTGCTCGATCTTGACCTGCAATCTCAGCGCTCGCCTCGAAGGCGGACTCCTTCTCGTAGATCCAGCCGCGGAGCACCCAGTAGGCAGCGGGCGCGCGCCGGTGCATGGACACCTCGATCGAGGTCGGGTCGAGCGGATGCTGCTCCATCGCATCTCGCAGGGCACCGAGGTCCCGGTGGCTGACCTGATTTCTGCCATCACCAGCCCGCCAGCGGGTGGGCTTGCTGAGCTCCCCCGCCGTGATGTCTCCCGCTCGTCGTTCGAGCTCGCCCAACGCCGCCCAGACCTCCGCGCCACTTGTCACCTCGACGCGCACAATGATCGTGAATCCCTCGGCCAACCGCCACCCCCGCCCATCGACTATCCGGCCCGTGGCATCCTATGCGACCTTGCAAGCAGCGCGGAGCCGGCGGGTCTGCTTCAGGTGAGTGCTGACGTCGACCCGGACTGCACCGAAGTCAGCGAGCTGACCTACCACCACGGTGTCGCCGTCACGGAGACCCGTAGCCGCTCGATCCCGCGCGCATTCGAGACGCGGTGCGCAGCGACCGGATAGTGTCGCGACATGGGCGAACTCCCAGAGCATGTTGCCGTCAATCGCGCGTACTGGGACGCCATGGCCCATGAGTGGGTCGAGGGCGGTGCGCGCGCCTGGACACAGGCCGAGCCCACCTGGGGTGTGTGGGGGGTCCCTGAAGGCGAACTCCACCTGCTTCCGGGCGACATGACCGGCATGCGGGCCATCGAACTGGGATGCGGAACGGGCTACGTGTCGGGGTGGATGGCACGAAGGGGGGCTTCGGTCACAGGGATCGACAACTCAGCCGAGCAACTCCGTACCGCCCGCAGGCTTTCTGAGCAGCATGGTGTGGCCCTCGAACTGATCCACGGCAACGCGGAGGCAGTCCCCTGCGCCGACAACTCCTTCGACTTCGCGATCAGCGAGTACGGAGCGGCCATCTGGGCGGACCCTTACGAGTGGATACCCGAAGCCCACCGTCTGCTGCGGCCGGGCGGGATCCTGGTGTTCCTCGGCAATCACGCACTGGTGAGCGTCTGCTCGCCGCTGGACGGGTCATACCCGATCGCACGCCGACTCGAGCGGCCATACTTCGGCAGCCATCGCCTGGACTGGCGGGACGCCGTCGATGACCCGGGCGGCATCGAATTCACCCTGACGTTCTCGGAGTGGATCAAGCTCTTCCGTGCGACCGGATTCGAGATCCTCGATCTGACCGAGATCCAGGCTCCGGCTGACGCTGTCGGATCGCGATCCGGCATCTCCGCAGACTGGGCGCGGGACTTCCCCAGCGAGCACGTCTGGACGCTTCGCCGGCGGGATCGATCCTCGCCGGGTTAGGCGCCGAAGTACTGGTTTCCCAGTGCCTTGCTCTTCAGGGCGTCGAATTCGCCCGCACTGATGGTTCCGGCATCCAGCAGGGCCTTGGCCTGGGCGATGTCGGCAGCGGGCGTACGCGACGACGCCGGACGGTAGTCATCCGCCTCCGGGACGGAACGGTTCCCGGCCGCGCTGCGCTCGGCCATGCCCTTGCCGCGCGCGATCATGTACACGAGGGCGGTGAGGAAGGGCACGAAGATCAGGAAGATGATCCACAGAGCCTTGACCCACCCGTTGAGTCGGTGGTCCCGGAACAGGTCGCCGATCACCAGGAAGACGACGAAGACGTACGCCGTGAAGTAGCAGATCCACAGCAGGAACCAGAAGAAGTCCCCGAAGCCCATGGCGGTACCCCCCTCAACGAGAATGATCGCGCTCAGCCTAGCGAGCGCGATCATTCACGGATACTGGTCCCGGTCACTCCCGCGACTGGTAGATCGGAGCCTTTCCGTGGACGGCGTCGCCGATCTTGTGAATGCGGATGTCGTTGGTCGACCCGATGATTCCGGGAGGGGACCCCGAGATGACCACGACACGGTCGCCCACCTGCGCGAGGTCGTTGGCGAGGAAGTAGTCATCCACCTGGATGAACATGCGGTCGGTGTGAGCGACGTGCTCGACGAGAGCGGACTGTACGCCCCAGGTCAGGGCCATGCGCCGACGGATCGCCGGGTCGGGTGTGAAGCCGATCATCGGGATGCGGGGGCGGAGGCGTGACATGCGCCGGGCGGTGTCGCCCGATTCGGTGAAGACGCAGAGGTACTTGGCCTCCACGAACTCGGCGACTTCCATCGCTGCCAGCGTGATCGCGCCACCCTGGGTGCGCGGCTTGTTCGTCAGTGGCAGGATCCGCTCCAGGCCGTGGTCCTCGGTCGAGGCGATGATGCGGGCCATCGTCTCGACCACGACGACCGGGTACTTGCCGACGCTGGTCTCTCCCGAGAGCATCACGGCGTCCGCGCCGTCCAGGACGGCATTGGCGACGTCGCTCGTCTCGGCACGCGTGGGCACCGGATTCTCGATCATCGACTCGAGCATCTGCGTCGCGACGATGACGGGCTTGGCCATGCGTCGGCACAGTTCCACGGCGCGCTTCTGCACGATCGGCACCGCCTCCAGGGGAAGCTCCACGCCCAGGTCACCGCGCGCCACCATGATGCCGTCGAACGCGTCGATGATCTCTTCGAGGTGATCGACCGCCTGCGGCTTCTCGATCTTCGCGATGACGGGGATGCGGCGCCCTTCCTCGGCCATGATCACGTGCACGCGCTGGACGTCCTTCGCGCTGCGCACGAACGACAGGGCGATCAGGTCGGCGCCGATGCGCAGACCCCAGCGAAGGTCGTCCTCGTCCTTCTCCGACAGAGCCGGGACGTTGACCGCGACGCCGGGCAGGTTGATGCCCTTGTTGTTGGAGACCGGACCGGCCACGATGACCTCGGTCGTCACGACGGTGTCATTCGAGTCGATGACCTTGACCTTGACCTTGCCGTCGTCGATCAGCAGGAAATCACCCGGATTGACATCGGCCGGCAGACCCTTGTAGGTCGTGGAGACGAGCTCCTTGGTGCCCGGAATGTCTTCGGTCGTGATCTTGAAGATGTCACCGACCGCGAGATCGTGCGGCCCGTCGGCGAACTTGCCGAGTCGGATCTTGGGGCCCTGCAGGTCGACCAGGATGGCGACGGCCCGACCTGCATCATCGGCCGCCTTGCGCACGTTGGCGAAGTTCGCCTCGTGCACGGTGTAATCACCGTGGCTGAGATTCAAGCGTGCGACGTCGACGCCCGCATCTATGATCGCTCGCACCTGCTCGTACGTGGAGGTCGCAGGTCCCAAGGTGGCGACGATCTTGGCACGTCTCATCGGTATTTTCACTCCGAGTACTTCAGTGGGGGGTCTGGCAGAGTTGCCGCGGCAAGCCTACGCGGGCTGAAGGCCGATCGCGACATCGGACGGGCGCACCGGCGAGGGCAGCGAGGTCGCGCCCATCAGGTACTCGTCCACGTTCGCCGCGGCCGCGCGACCTTCCGCGATCGCCCAGACGATCAGCGACTGACCGCGGCCCGCGTCGCCGGCGACGAAGACGCCGGGTGTCGCCGTCTGGTAGTCGTCTTCTCGGTCGACACTCCCGCGCGCCGTGAACTGCGCACCGAGCTGATCCTCGAGGAACGTGCGCTCCGGCCCGGTGAAGCCCATCGCGATCAGCACCAGATCGGCCGGAATATCGCGCTCCGTGCCGC
Coding sequences within:
- a CDS encoding alpha/beta hydrolase, with product MPQTTIVLVHGAFADASGWGGVITTLEKDGYPVLAVANPLRGLASDAAYVRSIVDSIDGDVVLVGHSYGGGVITIAAVGAGNVNALVYTAAFAPAEGETLGEFNDPAQYPGAGLSPDSLVLRPFPGGVDATLDPAQFPEIFAADLPEREADIMAATQRPANVAVLQEASGEPAWKTIPSWYQVSNDDKALSPVAQRFMAQRMGAQTTAINASHAGYVSHPAETAKLIETAARATG
- the pyk gene encoding pyruvate kinase, producing MRRAKIVATLGPATSTYEQVRAIIDAGVDVARLNLSHGDYTVHEANFANVRKAADDAGRAVAILVDLQGPKIRLGKFADGPHDLAVGDIFKITTEDIPGTKELVSTTYKGLPADVNPGDFLLIDDGKVKVKVIDSNDTVVTTEVIVAGPVSNNKGINLPGVAVNVPALSEKDEDDLRWGLRIGADLIALSFVRSAKDVQRVHVIMAEEGRRIPVIAKIEKPQAVDHLEEIIDAFDGIMVARGDLGVELPLEAVPIVQKRAVELCRRMAKPVIVATQMLESMIENPVPTRAETSDVANAVLDGADAVMLSGETSVGKYPVVVVETMARIIASTEDHGLERILPLTNKPRTQGGAITLAAMEVAEFVEAKYLCVFTESGDTARRMSRLRPRIPMIGFTPDPAIRRRMALTWGVQSALVEHVAHTDRMFIQVDDYFLANDLAQVGDRVVVISGSPPGIIGSTNDIRIHKIGDAVHGKAPIYQSRE
- a CDS encoding PLDc N-terminal domain-containing protein, which gives rise to MGFGDFFWFLLWICYFTAYVFVVFLVIGDLFRDHRLNGWVKALWIIFLIFVPFLTALVYMIARGKGMAERSAAGNRSVPEADDYRPASSRTPAADIAQAKALLDAGTISAGEFDALKSKALGNQYFGA
- a CDS encoding class I SAM-dependent methyltransferase, whose protein sequence is MGELPEHVAVNRAYWDAMAHEWVEGGARAWTQAEPTWGVWGVPEGELHLLPGDMTGMRAIELGCGTGYVSGWMARRGASVTGIDNSAEQLRTARRLSEQHGVALELIHGNAEAVPCADNSFDFAISEYGAAIWADPYEWIPEAHRLLRPGGILVFLGNHALVSVCSPLDGSYPIARRLERPYFGSHRLDWRDAVDDPGGIEFTLTFSEWIKLFRATGFEILDLTEIQAPADAVGSRSGISADWARDFPSEHVWTLRRRDRSSPG